In Pan troglodytes isolate AG18354 chromosome 21, NHGRI_mPanTro3-v2.0_pri, whole genome shotgun sequence, one genomic interval encodes:
- the LOC107966159 gene encoding large ribosomal subunit protein uL3-like, whose product MSHRKFSAPRHGSLGFLPRKRSSRHRGKVKSFPKDDPSKPVHLTAFLGYKAGMTHIVREVDRPGSKVNKKEVVEAVTIVETPPMVVVGIVGYVETPRGLRTFKTVFAEHISDECKRRFYKNWHKSKKKAFTKYCKKWQDEDGKKQLEKDFSSMKKYCQVIHVIAHTQMRLLPLRQKKAHLMEIQVNGGTVAKKLDWARERLEQQVPVNQVFGQDEMIDVIGVTKGKGYKGVTSRWHTKKLPRKTHRGLCKVACIGAWHPARVAFSVARAGQKGYHHRTEINKKIYKIGQGYLIKDGKLIKNNASTDYDLSDKSINPLGGFVHYGEVTNDFVMLKGCVVGTKKRVLTLRKSLLVQTKRRALEKIDLKFIDTTSKFGHGRFQTMEEKKAFMGPLKKD is encoded by the coding sequence ATGTCTCACAGAAAGTTCTCCGCTCCCAGACATGGGTCCCTCGGCTTCCTGCCTCGGAAGCGCAGCAGCAGGCATCGTGGGAAGGTGAAGAGCTTCCCTAAGGATGACCCGTCCAAGCCGGTCCACCTCACAGCcttcctgggatacaaggctggcaTGACTCACATCGTGCGGGAAGTCGACAGGCCAGGATCCAAGGTGAACAAGAAGGAGGTGGTGGAGGCTGTGACCATTGTAGAGACACCACCCATGGTGGTTGTGGGCATTGTGGGCTACGTGGAAACCCCTCGAGGCCTCCGGACCTTCAAGACTGTCTTTGCTGAGCACATCAGTGATGAATGCAAGAGGCGTTTCTATAAGAATTGGCATAAATCTAAGAAGAAGGCCTTTACCAAGTACTGCAAGAAATGGCAGGATGAGGATGGCAAGAAGCAGCTGGAGAAGGACTTCAGCAGCATGAAGAAGTACTGCCAAGTCATCCATGTCATTGCCCACACCCAGATGCGCCTGCTTCCTCTGCGCCAGAAGAAGGCCCACCTGATGGAGATCCAGGTGAACGGAGGCACCGTGGCCAAGAAGCTGGACTGGGCCCGCGAGAGGCTCGAGCAGCAGGTACCTGTGAACCAAGTGTTTGGGCAGGATGAGATGATCGACGTCATCGGGGTGACCAAGGGCAAAGGCTACAAAGGGGTCACCAGTCGTTGGCACACCAAGAAGCTGCCCCGCAAGACCCACCGAGGCCTGTGCAAGGTGGCCTGTATTGGGGCATGGCATCCTGCTCGTGTAGCCTTCTCTGTGGCACGCGCTGGGCAGAAAGGCTACCATCACCGCACTGAGATCAACAAGAAGATCTATAAGATTGGCCAGGGCTACCTTATCAAGGACGGCAAGCTGATCAAGAACAATGCCTCCACTGACTATGACCTATCTGACAAGAGCATCAACCCTCTGGGTGGCTTTGTCCACTATGGTGAAGTGACCAATGACTTTGTCATGCTGAAAGGCTGTGTGGTGGGAACCAAGAAGCGGGTGCTCACCCTCCGCAAGTCCTTGCTGGTGCAGACGAAGCGGCGGGCTCTGGAGAAGATTGACCTTAAGTTCATTGACACCACCTCCAAGTTTGGCCATGGCCGCTTCCAGACCATGGAGGAGAAGAAAGCATTCATGGGACCACTCAAGAAAGACTGA